The proteins below are encoded in one region of Clostridium pasteurianum DSM 525 = ATCC 6013:
- the fni gene encoding type 2 isopentenyl-diphosphate Delta-isomerase, which produces MMKNDEMRKIRKKEHLDCFLDLKTNNDFFKEMILFNNSLPEIDYNDINMKINLFEKSCDLPIMINAITGGTKESLEINEKLALLSQKFNIPMAVGSQKICLNDKEYIESFTKVRKIIGNGIVISNLSANSDYNDVSKAIEMINADAIQLHLNASQEILMNEGEKNFKGTIYNIEKIISKCNRPIIIKEIGTGISYDVAKRLSSIGVKYIDVGGRGGTNFIKIENKRNVNYSYDTLESWGIPTLDSIILCNEADSNLTIFSSGGVRKPIHVIKSLILGASCVGISGEILRRLVTGGYKNAEDYLINMKENIKVLMMLLGCNKIRQLKEIKYIYGKEKYIKEFIKANY; this is translated from the coding sequence ATGATGAAAAATGACGAAATGAGGAAAATAAGAAAAAAGGAACATTTGGATTGTTTTTTAGATTTAAAAACTAATAATGATTTTTTTAAAGAAATGATACTTTTTAATAATTCTCTTCCAGAGATAGATTATAATGATATAAATATGAAAATTAATTTATTTGAAAAAAGTTGTGATTTGCCAATAATGATAAATGCTATTACTGGTGGTACTAAAGAATCATTAGAAATTAATGAAAAATTGGCTTTATTGTCTCAAAAATTTAATATTCCTATGGCTGTAGGATCGCAAAAAATTTGTCTTAATGATAAAGAATATATTGAGTCATTTACAAAAGTAAGAAAAATAATAGGTAATGGAATTGTTATTTCAAACTTAAGTGCTAATTCTGATTATAATGATGTGTCAAAAGCTATAGAAATGATTAACGCTGATGCTATTCAATTGCATCTAAATGCTTCACAAGAAATACTTATGAATGAGGGAGAAAAGAATTTTAAAGGCACAATTTATAATATAGAAAAAATAATTAGTAAATGTAATAGACCAATAATTATTAAAGAAATAGGAACAGGTATAAGCTATGATGTAGCGAAAAGATTATCAAGTATTGGAGTTAAATATATTGATGTTGGAGGTAGAGGTGGTACTAATTTTATAAAAATAGAAAATAAAAGAAATGTCAATTATAGTTATGATACTTTAGAATCATGGGGTATTCCAACTCTAGATTCAATAATTTTATGTAACGAAGCAGATAGCAATCTGACAATATTTTCAAGTGGAGGGGTAAGAAAACCAATTCACGTAATAAAATCGTTAATACTTGGGGCAAGCTGCGTTGGAATTAGTGGCGAAATCTTAAGAAGATTAGTAACAGGTGGATACAAAAATGCTGAAGATTATCTGATTAACATGAAAGAAAATATAAAAGTTCTTATGATGTTATTAGGATGTAACAAGATTAGGCAATTAAAAGAAATAAAATATATTTATGGGAAAGAAAAATATATTAAAGAGTTTATAAAAGCTAATTATTAA
- a CDS encoding radical SAM/SPASM domain-containing protein — MFVSNYITISKINEKEYILIHSYLNNIDIVEKNIAINLIKAKNSGDEVKNIEKNIFNELHKKGYLIKDKEEDRNRFIKLANKVLEISKSKVSSYVFIPSYKCNFRCPYCFELKTVKNESNNKIMDKSLVDIIYNEIDKDTYNDKKISISLFGGEPFLKENYEIIKYILKKSNDRKIKIDAITNGYEMQYYNKFFEIGAFSKLQITLDGDECMHDSRRFLKNGEATFQVIAKNIDNVLKFDKGPHISIRVNVDKDNYHSVKKLHDFIKNSGWYTNNKFSFYTKSVHACYLSNKEKIYDSDVIENVKLDDNKIVNMCYNAQYKVMFRDVEAIFDSKQLVPNFKTSTCGATKGMKVIDAFGNIYTCLEEVDNENNRVGTIDFEQKKFLYNSLWDLWQNRQIQNIDRCSRCGYSLTCGGNCPEHAKISNKDIYTSYCADIKKTYERVVREVASRYGGN; from the coding sequence ATGTTTGTTAGTAATTATATTACTATTTCTAAAATTAATGAAAAAGAATATATATTAATTCACTCTTATCTTAATAATATTGATATTGTTGAAAAAAATATAGCAATAAATCTAATTAAAGCAAAAAATTCAGGTGATGAAGTGAAAAATATTGAAAAAAATATTTTTAATGAATTACATAAAAAAGGTTATTTAATAAAAGATAAAGAGGAAGATCGAAATCGATTTATTAAATTAGCTAATAAAGTTTTAGAAATAAGTAAATCAAAAGTATCATCTTATGTATTTATTCCATCATATAAGTGTAACTTTAGATGCCCATATTGTTTTGAATTAAAAACTGTAAAAAATGAATCTAATAATAAGATAATGGATAAAAGTTTAGTTGATATTATTTACAATGAAATTGACAAAGATACTTATAATGATAAGAAAATAAGTATAAGTTTATTTGGAGGAGAACCTTTTCTAAAAGAAAATTATGAAATAATCAAATATATTTTAAAAAAATCTAATGATAGAAAAATTAAAATTGATGCAATAACAAATGGTTATGAAATGCAATATTATAATAAATTTTTTGAGATAGGTGCTTTTTCCAAATTGCAAATAACTTTAGATGGTGATGAGTGTATGCATGATAGTAGGAGATTCTTAAAAAATGGTGAAGCAACTTTTCAAGTAATTGCCAAAAATATTGATAATGTTTTGAAATTTGATAAAGGTCCTCATATATCTATACGAGTTAATGTTGATAAAGACAATTATCATAGTGTAAAAAAGTTACATGATTTTATTAAAAATAGTGGATGGTATACTAATAATAAATTTTCATTTTATACTAAAAGTGTACATGCTTGTTACCTTTCTAATAAAGAAAAAATATATGATAGTGATGTTATTGAAAATGTTAAGTTAGATGATAATAAAATTGTTAACATGTGTTATAATGCACAATATAAAGTTATGTTTAGGGATGTTGAAGCAATATTTGATTCTAAACAATTAGTACCTAATTTCAAAACAAGTACTTGTGGAGCAACAAAAGGAATGAAAGTTATTGATGCATTTGGCAATATATATACTTGTCTTGAAGAAGTTGACAATGAAAATAATCGAGTTGGCACAATTGATTTTGAGCAAAAAAAATTTTTGTATAATTCTCTTTGGGATTTATGGCAAAATAGACAAATACAAAATATTGATAGATGTTCAAGATGTGGTTATTCCCTAACTTGCGGTGGAAATTGTCCAGAACATGCGAAAATCTCAAATAAAGATATATATACTTCTTATTGTGCTGATATTAAGAAAACTTATGAAAGAGTTGTTAGAGAAGTGGCAAGTAGATATGGTGGGAATTAA